The following DNA comes from Nitrogeniibacter aestuarii.
CCACAGCCCGCAGGGTCAGCTTTATGTTCCACGTGAAACGTGGATCACATCATGTCGTACGCCATCTTCGAAATCAGGGCGACAACCACGACGAGAAAGAGCCTGCGTACAAAGCCGGCGCCGTGCTTGATTGCCAGATGACTTCCGGTGATGGCGCCCAGAACGTTGGCGACCGCCATGGTGAGGCCAACCTGCCAGAGAACGGCGTCGATGCTCGCGAAGTAGCCGATGGCGGCGAGGTTGGTGGCAAAGTTGAGCACCTTGGCGGTTGCCGACGCGCGCAGGAAATCCATCCGGAGAAATCGGATCATCAGGAAGATGAAAAAGCTTCCGGTGCCGGGCCCGAAGAATCCATCATAAAAGCCGATGGCAACCGCAATCAGCCCGAGCCGAATGTATGCACTACGTCCTTCAACGAGTTCGTCATCCGAGGCGGTGCCGAAATTCTTGTTCTTGAATGTATAGATCGCCACCGCAACGAGCATGGCCAACACGAGCGGGCGTGCGACTTCGGGATCGAGATAGGCAACACTGCGCGCACCGAGAAAAGAGCCGCCTAGTGCGAACAGAGCACCCACCGCCGTGAGCTTCAGGTCGAACTTGATTCGTTTGGCGAAATGAACGGCGGCCGTCGCGGTGCCGAAAATGCTTGCGATCTTGTTGGTGCCAAAGATGACGGCCGGAACGTGTTGTGTGAATGCTGAGAAGAGCAGGGGTATCTGAATCAGTCCTCCACCACCGACAACAGCATCAACGAATCCCGCAGAAAATCCGCCGAGAGCGAGGAGAATGAGAAGCCACTCATCCATGATGATGAGCCTCGTGTTCCACGTGAAACATGGCGTTCCTTGTCGCTATTTCCCGATGCAGAATCGGGAGAAGATCTCGCCAAGCAGATCGTCGGGGGTGAACTCTCCGACGATCTCACCCAGGGCTTCGTGCGAAAGCCGCAATTCTTCCGCCATGAGTTCGAGCGCGTGCGTGCGATCGAGTGCGGTGCGCACATGGCCGAGTGCTAAGTCCAGCGATGCCAGGTGACGCTTGCGCGCGAGGAAGGTGTCCTCAGAGTGAGGGTGCCAACCTGCGATCACGAGTAACTGGTCGCGAAGAATCGAAACGCCCTCGCCGGTTTTCGCAGAGAGGCGAATACGATAGTGGCCGTGATCGTCCGTATGTCCTTCTGGCTCAAGGCCGACCAGGTCGCATTTGTTCGACACGGTAATTCGGGGGATACCGGCAGGGAGTTGATCATCGATGACATGATCTTCGTCAGTCAGGCCTGTGCGGCTATCGACCAAACGAAGAATCACGTCAGCCCTGGAAATCTCTTTCCATGTGCGCTCGATCCCGATGCGCTCCACGGCGTCGCCGGTGTCACGCAGACCCGCGGTATCCACGATGTGAAGCGGGATGCCAGCGATCTGAATGGTCTCCTTGAGGGCGTCGCGCGTCGTGCCGGCGATGTCGGTGACAATCGCGCGCTCTTCACCAGCCAGTTGATTGAGGAGGCTTGATTTGCCCACATTCGGCTGACCCACCAGCACCACATGCAGGCCCTCGCGCATGATGGCGCCCTGGCGCGAACGATCCAGCAATTCCACAAGTGCTTCGCGAATCGCTTCCATGCGCGGGATGGCGTTGGCCGACTCGAGAAAATCGATTTCCTCTTCGGGAAAATCCAGCGTCGCCTCGACCAGCATCCGCAGAGTGATCAGCTGGTCCTGGATCTCGTGGATGGCATTGGAGAACGCGCCGCTCAGTGAGCGCACTGCCGAGCGCGCGGCAGCCGTGGTTGATGCTTCGATGAGATCGGCCACGGCTTCAGCCTGCGCGAGATCCAGCTTGTTGTTCAGGAAGGCGCGTTGGGTGAATTCGCCGGGTTCCGCCAGGCGGGCACCGAGCGACAGGCAGTGTTCGAGCAGGAGCTGCATCACCACCGGGCCGCCATGGCCCTGCAGCTCGATCACGTCTTCGCCGGTGAAAGAGTGGGGCGCGGGGAAATACAGCAGCAGACCTTCGTCGATCATCTGCCCATGGGCATCGATGAATGATCGAAAATGAGCGTATCGGGGAGTGGGGAGTGCGCCGCCGTTCAGGCGGCTGGCCAGGTCAGACAGACCCAAGCCGGAAAGGCGGACAATGCCGACGCCACCGCGCCCGGGCGCGGTGGCGATGGCGGCAATGGTGTCAGGTCTTCTTGGCACCACTTTCGATCATGCGGGTGATCTTCCATTGCTGGGCAATGGACAGCACGTTGTTCACCACCCAGTACAGCACGAGGCCGGACGGGAACCACAGGAACATGAAGGTGAACACGATGGGCATGGCCATCATGATCTTGGCCTGCATGGGGTCCGGCGGCGTCGGGTTCAGCTTCATCTGGATGAGC
Coding sequences within:
- a CDS encoding sulfite exporter TauE/SafE family protein, producing the protein MDEWLLILLALGGFSAGFVDAVVGGGGLIQIPLLFSAFTQHVPAVIFGTNKIASIFGTATAAVHFAKRIKFDLKLTAVGALFALGGSFLGARSVAYLDPEVARPLVLAMLVAVAIYTFKNKNFGTASDDELVEGRSAYIRLGLIAVAIGFYDGFFGPGTGSFFIFLMIRFLRMDFLRASATAKVLNFATNLAAIGYFASIDAVLWQVGLTMAVANVLGAITGSHLAIKHGAGFVRRLFLVVVVALISKMAYDMM
- the mnmE gene encoding tRNA uridine-5-carboxymethylaminomethyl(34) synthesis GTPase MnmE yields the protein MPRRPDTIAAIATAPGRGGVGIVRLSGLGLSDLASRLNGGALPTPRYAHFRSFIDAHGQMIDEGLLLYFPAPHSFTGEDVIELQGHGGPVVMQLLLEHCLSLGARLAEPGEFTQRAFLNNKLDLAQAEAVADLIEASTTAAARSAVRSLSGAFSNAIHEIQDQLITLRMLVEATLDFPEEEIDFLESANAIPRMEAIREALVELLDRSRQGAIMREGLHVVLVGQPNVGKSSLLNQLAGEERAIVTDIAGTTRDALKETIQIAGIPLHIVDTAGLRDTGDAVERIGIERTWKEISRADVILRLVDSRTGLTDEDHVIDDQLPAGIPRITVSNKCDLVGLEPEGHTDDHGHYRIRLSAKTGEGVSILRDQLLVIAGWHPHSEDTFLARKRHLASLDLALGHVRTALDRTHALELMAEELRLSHEALGEIVGEFTPDDLLGEIFSRFCIGK